A segment of the Anthonomus grandis grandis chromosome 11, icAntGran1.3, whole genome shotgun sequence genome:
TTAACAGTTGGATGTTTAAGGTGAAGGTCTCCTCACAAGTGAGACATGCCATTTTgctcattttcttaataataatcgGAACCGACCTGTTGATGACAGACACAACTTCCAAATGTTCCTCTGACGATAAATGATTAAGCATTTCTTCAGTGGTGTTCAATGAGGTTTTACAGAAACTGCACCAATAGTATCCTTGATATTCTTGATCTTTAGTGATATGGAGTGAAGATTTCCAATGGTCCAAGAACTGAGCCTGAGTATTGCAGAAGAATTTGCAAACGCTGCACTGAAAAGGACTTTCCAGGATTACGCTTAGGATGTTATCCAACACCAGCTGTTTTGCCAACTTGGTGGATATGTCTCCTTTTCTCACATGATAGTGGGATATGAGGTGTTTACCTATAAGGGTCTTATTAACTTTTGAACGACACACTGGACATATTTCAAAGATTTTACGTCTATTGCGTTTCTTTTCTGCTGAGGgctaaaaatcaattattaagaGTGAACTTtctagtaaaataaatttacctttttatttaaatcatctGCAAAAGAGTCATCGGGACTTTGCTCaacttttaatgttttaataaaagctgCATCGTCAAACTCAACGTCTGCAGATGACCTTTTAAAGTGCAGTTCTGACTTCAGGTGGCGCTCGTAGACTAGTTTGGAGGCCAGGCGTCTATTGCAAGGACTACACCAATACTGAACTGTACCACTcgattttctagaaaaaatgttttattaaatattatattaaggGTTTCGGGTGAATTTACCTTAAAAGAGGATCATCTGAATACCCtcgaatattttcaatttttataggaaaatttgcTTCTTCTACTTCATGAGGAGGAACAGTTGTTTTTGTATCCAAATTTGATACTAGACTAGAGGAGGGTCCTGGTTTATTATTCAGTGAGCTGGCTTCAAAAGCAGCTATAGAAACTTCAGAAAAAATCACCCGTTTTAgcttgaaaataataaaaaaattaccttttgcTGGGTCACTTAAGCTTGCATCTAACTCTGACTTTGGTTTCCATTCTCCTAAAATTCAAGCACCTTATCACATACTTGTAATAATTAACATTGAGAAAATATACCTCTTGTACACTGCTCAGCTGTAGAAATCTCATTGCACTCAACTCTCAACTTTGATTTTCCTAAAAACAGTCAACACTCTTTAACAAAAATCACAACTAAATCATCATTTACCTTTTCCTTTGCCAATAAAAGAATCATCTTCATCTTGCTCACACCGCGGTTTCCACTTTCCTTTTGTGTGACCAGGTGGAGGATACTTCCCACCAGCACTAACCTCTTCAGGCTTCCACTTGCCCCTCGTGTATCCTGGAGGAGGATACTTACCTCCACTAACCTGATCCTCCATAGGTCTCCACTTACCTTTAGTGTAGTTTGGAGGAGGGTGCTTACCATCATCTTCCGCAGGCTTCCATTTACCCTTTGTATGACTTGGTGGAGGGTCCTCCTCAGGTTTCCACTTGCCTCTGGTGTGACTGGGAGGAGAATGTTTACCTCCAGTATAGTGAGCTGGATATTTCCCTCCTGCACTTGCTTGTGCGTCTTCGTCAATGCTTGGCTTCCATTTGCCTTTGGTATAAGAAGCCGGGGGTGAGTGGGGTCTTTTGGGCTTCCATTTACCACCTAAATATTTCtttgatttataaataaaattaagtgagTTCATTGGTACCTGTGTAGGTTGGTGGAGGTACGTTCCACTCTCGTTCCACTGGTCTATTATTCCACTGGACCGGTGAGCTTGGCTTCCATTTGCCCCCGGTGTAGTACTTTGGAGGCGCAAAGTCTTCCTCTGAAGACTCCTCGTCCTCGTAGTCATACTCTTCTGAGTCATCTTCTGAGTCCTCATATACTGAAGGAAAAATCAATAAGTTCTAAAGGTTCTTCAATAAAGTAGTTGACATACCGATTCTTGGTGGTGAGCTGGTGCTAGCAGCATCTTTTCTCCTTTCAAGGTTTGCCACAGCTTTAATAAGTTTGGATTGATTGTCTCCAGTGCCTAAGTCTTTAAGCTGATTGCCACCAATCCAGACATTTTTTCCAGACTTTGACTGTTGGGGTTCGGACTCTTTCGGGATAGTTGCACTTATTTTGCTTCTGGTTAGGATACCATTGAAGTTTTTGCCTAAAAAAGTACTGCAGATCAGCATAAGGGTTAAAACAGAGAACATTTTAACCTGAAGTTGAAGGCACTGGCTTCTTGGAGCTGCTTCTCAGCTCGAGAGATGAAAAAAAGTCATCGGCTTTCAGTTCTATCTCGTCTGGGGGTAGAAGCTGACTTGCAAGCGGGGTTTCTAAAGAAGATGTGAGTGGATTTATGCTGATTTAAATGGGTTAAGTGGGTTTGTTTACCCGGTTCTAATACTCTGCCGCAAGATTCTTTTTTGTGGCTTACATAGTTGTCTAGTCCCAAGATTGTTGCATGGCATTTGAGGCAGTAGTGAGTGTCGTCTTCGAAGTCCATGATTTTTGCAACGATGTGGCAACAATGTTGGAGCGATCAGCCACGGATAGTGACGAGTCTTAACCTGATGGGCTAAAATAAGACTTGTACGCAGCACATTGTTGCCGTATGTCAGCAGGTAAGTGAAAGATGaatgtgtttaagttatttttatgtaCTGGAAGGTATCGATAAGTAATATACGTATATCTAAAGTCGATAGTCGTCGGCTCTTTCGACGACATCGAGGAAAATGGCAGTTGTAACTCAATAATTTAACGCCCACTGTTTTATTCAACCCGAAAGCAGTATAGACTCTTTACGATAGTAATACAAAAGAACAGAAAACCGATCGATGTAAGGAGCTATTATCAGGCCGTCACCCTTCTTCCACGGTTCTGACTGATGCGGAACagacttttataaatttttcagctCATTATCAAGTTTTCTGTTTTATGCTGAGTGTCGCATAGGGTATAACCAATTTGAGGGACGCTATTAGGggatttaaatgtcaaaaaaatttagatgATATGATGGTGAGTAAAAGACAATGAGACAAAAAATGTGCAActcattttatttttggggtatatagggatttttttatagtaataatgACCATTTTTAGTTattgctttaaattattttcgttgTTATAATGCTaatagcaataaaaattaatgctaATCAAAAGATGACAGGTCAAAAAATCTATGAAAATAGAGAAAAAGCAGCACTAGCACTGGCCTTTTGGTCCAGAAAAGCTTGATAAAAgactcaaaaattttattttcttagtataataattagaattttgacttttattacaacaattttactaaaaaaaaatttttattacagacaatttctagttttatataGTACATCTGAAGGATATCCTGAAGGATATCTTTGAAATTTCAcgaaattttgatgattttgtTGACAATTTTCAAGACTGATAATTTTCTCTGTACATTTTAGAAATTGTAGATAATTTCTTCGTAGACAGATAaaggcaaataaaaaagaaataaaataaaataaacttctgttttttattaaagttttgaatttatcaatgttttgatattttaaaatagttttcttattaggttttaaaacattttttaaggcatttttcttcttttttttgactatttttgaaaaaagttcaaaactctgattttttaaaatctattctaTTCGGAATTTGGTAaacaaggaaaaattaaaagtaaaattctgGTTTTTTGAAGTTAATCTCTGGAATTCATCAgattttttcgatatttaaaaaaaaattcaaaatcattttcttctgtatttgaaaaaattgattaaaaattcaTGGGACCTTGACTAAAATTCAATACAGGATCACAATAAACAACTTGATAATGGCGATCAAAAGACGAAATGTCTAATGACAAATCCAATAAAAATAGCAACACAAAAGTgcaataaattgtaaaaaaaacaaaatttgtcaTGAAAATTTGTTTACAGGAATTTGTTCTCCAttaatctcaatatttatactttcatataagtgtctcagaattcctgaattacagccatataaaatgatgttagatttagcagggttaatttttaagttatgctcattagaataattaactatgtttagtatatccgatttaattttttgctcagaaatattaaaatttaaaaaattgaatggcACGTATATctgagaatcatcagcatattgttgtaatttacaatgttcaatACAGTTAGAAAATAAAAGGGGTCCCAATATGGggccctgaggaacaccaattTTCGAGTCAAGTTACTTTGAGTGCTCCAAACTTTCATTGTTGGTTTTTAGCAACACCGAAtatgatctatttttaagataggaataaaaaaaaagaaactgtggATTCGGAACAACCAGAATATCCTAACTTTGCAAGGAACATTGAGTGATTTATTGTATTAAACGCTTTGCTAAAATCAAGCACCGCCATGCAAGTACTTTGTTTATATTCTTCGTTATCTAACATTTCCACCAGACTAGTAATTGTACTATAATTCCTCCTAAATCCCGATTGCGTATCTGGAAGTATACCAAATGAGTTAACAATTATAAAGTTGTTGGTGAATAtgcttttctagaattttagaaactactgataaaatacttataggcctTATGTCTTTTAGTTCTTTTGGATTAGGGATTTTTGAAATGGGTCTTATAAgtgcttttttccagatatcgggatatttatttgtaagaatgcaggtatttaaaatgtttagaagtggttttttacaaaaaggtagGCAAAGCTTGATATCATTTATACAAAGTCCGTCAGCTCCTATAGCAtttattattccatttattttctttgtaaaaatttaatttggtttgtgatatattattgttaatttggttaatgcattgagaaaaataattatttagggcttCTGGAGCACTAAAATTACAAGGCAAATGGGTATTTTTTGATTTAGTTAGATGTagtttattagcatttttccaaaaatcacgatttttttttgtagaaagtgtgttaaaatatgatttttttttttgcagttctTTATCTCGGGGCCtcataagcaatttaatattgtcAGTTATCCAGGgagtaaatggtttatttttaatagttttagtcTTAATTGGCGCATGTTTGTCAACTAAACAAAGTATATTGTTGTTGAAAGCCACAAGTTTATCGTTAACGGAATTTGGGTAATAGATACTATCCCAATTAAGTCTTAAAGCGTCATGCTCAAATAAATCCGTATTAATAACACTATAATTCctacatttcattttaaaatgtcccTCTTTACTTTTAGGGAACTCAAGACAACAGAATACTAAGTTGTGATCACTAATGGTTTGTGGCAAAGACAACGAAACGACTCCATTAATTgggaaatgtttatttataataatgacatCAAGATACCCTACTTGATTGTATTGTTAGATATATTCCATCTTGTAGGCTCGGTTATTacttgatttaaatcaaatgtatTCAAGAGTGCTAAAAATCTATCAGAAAGTCTACActtctttagtaaattaatattaatatcccccATAGAAACCACATGATCAAATAAAGgaacaatatttgtaaatagatcCTCAAGGGAATCAAGAAAACTGTTAATATCTGATGAAGGTGGACGGTATATCAcggtaaacaaaatatttttgctagGAGTCTGAGTTTTTATGCTTAAGAATTCGAAGTTCTGTGGCGGGTTGTGAATAtgataaacttcaaaattaacatattttttaacatatgttaatttttcttgaattttgacaaaaaacatCCAGAATTTTGGTTTGGTAAGAGAATATtaattggaatttattttttttgtgaccattttatataacaataattttctatttaaatttaaaaaattaaaggaatatttgttttataaattaaaaactagtaacaaaaaaggaaaatgaaacaaaaatttcaaGGATATTTTTGGAACTTTAcgaaattttgatatttttagtaacaattctaaatttttttaatataaaattacttgtatattttagaaatttcagataattttttaattttgttgttagATAAAGGtaaacaaggaaaaaattaaaaatgaaataaaaacttattttttaagattgactccaaaatttatcaatatttcaatatattaaaataatttcctttttatgttttaaaaattgaaaggCTATTTTAATGTaaggcaattttaaaaaaactaatccaaaacttggtttttttaaagatattaatcGGAATTTGATTTAGTCAAACTTATGTGGCAAAGTGaaacaaattatagttttttaatgttaaaaatgtccAAAAAAATCTGGTTTTGTAGACaattaaacatataaaataaggaaaaaattaaattaaaatttttttagctattggtttcaaaaacgttttttctttaatatttttcagtttttttaagacaattttGAGTTTTGTACGCAGGCAAATGCAAAGAacgaaaaacttaaaaaaaataaaatttcgattttatcgaaatattcctattttaaaataattgtctaTTTCCAAATATCAAGGTTTTTCAAGTatcaaattctttttttttattttcactttacttatgtagctttttttttagaaaccaaAATGGCTCTAGTTAAgccaattttttataaaatagttctTTAAATAGACACAACTGCAGATACAGTGAtaaaaatccgcatgttttcaGAGAAGGATACACACAGTAGCCAGACAAAATCAATGTGTGGGCGGGAATATTGTGTGATAATATTGTTGGGcctctatttattaataataacctTAATGGCGAAACTTACTTGAAAACCACCATTCAACCCAGaattattgaagaattagaaAATCAGTTGGATATTCATGGGGGTTGTGAGGACATTTTTACATGATGCGTTTCCTGATCAGTAGATTGGGCAAACAGGTCCCATGGAATGGCCGGCGAGGTCACCAGATCTAACAACCCTCGACTTTTTTTTCTGGGGTCACTTAAAAACTGCTGTGTTTAAAACGCAAGCAGCGAGTAAAGGTGATCTTCggcaattgtttttattttaacgataaataaatttattttgaatttttaatttgaacacaTGGCAACATCGCTTGGAAAAAAACCCAGGCAAGTCTATAGCGAATAGACGACCGCGCCTGAGAAACCATTTCTTTCAAATGCTTTATGAAATGCGATGTTGCCAATACGtctatatttttctaaaaaattgtagtaatatTAAGGAAAATACGTAAATTTACAAGTCTTATATACATTCATGCCAttatataagtaatatataaaGATCCTCCTGACAATGTTAcgtaaaatatgtaaatttcaTCAACAACCTGACCTACTTTTCAACCGCGTCGTAGTGGACTGAGGGAGGGGGGATAGATGGAAAAAGGGGGGTtatcaataattaaagaaaaaaaaaacccggACGATACGCCCCTGCGCACAGGCTTGTCCAAGGTGGGCCATTATGGTGCGTAATGGGGGGCCGCGTAAGACAGTGCGCGCAGAAATCCCATGCATCGATTAGACATAACGTTGTCGGGAGACAGACTCCATCCCGTACATCGTAATGGGGGGATGTTGAACGAATAAAGGGGGATAAAGGGGGCAGCTGACATTATAACGTGAAAATTATACCTTATGTTTAGCCCGGGGTATGAATATCTAAAATTTGCGATAACGAGTTTGTTATATTGGAGGTCTTCTTGCTTCGGAGTGTCTTACATTAGTGGTTTGAATTGGTTTTCTTACTTAtgtcggattttttttttcagttcttaGCAGTGGGGGCAGTTTGCtcttttttaggcttttagCTCCTCAAGGCTATACTTTCAGTTAAGCACTAGGAGTAATAGATGGACCAAGACTTTTGCCGAGCAACTTCTCTACCTGAGAATATTAAATTCAGGTAGCGTTAATTGGGGTAAGCAGAATGTGAAATGGGCAATTGacacattagaaaaatatagaCAAAAATATATCGCCTTGTGGTCTGTCTACTAATGAAAGCGCTCCAGTATTGGACAAATAGGTATGGTGAAAATAAAGTGTCCATTCAGTGTTAGAAAGCTCACTTCGAAGGAagggataaaaaataaaaacggagaaattaattaaaaccacAACTAGATAGACTTTAAATAGAGGAGTATGTTTTTGGGTGtaaaaagatcattttgaaatttgaaatattagcgacaaaataaaatatcagtTGATCGATTCTCAAAAATTCAGAAGTATggatattagaaataatatattaaaataaatttagacgttgttattaacattttttctcttacttggtttttaatatattttagttacgttttgtattattttattcctataaataaataacataaattccACGCAAACAAGCAAAAAAACTAGAGAGATAATTTTCTTACTTCTTTTATAACCTGATTATTCTGCTTATAATTGTTTATATATCTTCACTGATTTAGTGTACAGAGTGtgcatattatttattgtagaGGGAGGGTAGTTAAGGACGCCGACTAGTTAAATTGcgagatttttattatatatattatataatttaaaagaatatacaAGATCAAAATATATAGACTGTTTCATCTGAGGACTAtaaaaatttacgtaaaaaaaagatttaaatcaaactaaataccATATCTGGCAGAATAATTCAAATCTAGGAAATttacccatttttttaaatatatttcatgcagggttatttatatttatatataattatttctacttaagaaattttgtgttaaattgaaaatagcgTAACGATAATGTAAACCGAGAAATGACACAAGTATTACACTGCACGACATCTCGAAGATTAATCGGGAgtcttccggaacagcgttctgccgagtatataaacAGCCGCATTCGCGATAGTTGTCAGTTGTCAGTacagtgaagtaaagttcgtAATATGGAGCGATATTTaaaaagttgtaaataaatacggtaaaaataaatatttctaatagttGTGAGTGATTCAGTTTACGTAGTAAAGTGTCTAAATAATTTAGATGACTATTTtcgattaatttaatttacacctAACGAACGAGAAAAACACTACAGTATAATTTAGCCTCACAGCCATTTCATtacaaaaaatgcattatttaaataaaataaaatactggcTTAAAAATCTTCTATATTTTAGGAACTATGTAAGTATAAGTATAGATAGTAATAAAGAGGCCACTAAGTCACTTCACACTTGATCCATTCTTTtgcgaaaaaaaatcatacacgACTTTTGGTATTGGTAACAATTGGTACCAATGTTAATAAGTTCACAATTTCATTACAAGAAaaatagacttaaaaataactataaatctAGGTCCatacaaattattattgctCAAGcagtaattttgcaattaaataGAAACTATTTTGACCTCGTCATCATTATATTACCTTAAAAacaccatttaaataaaataaaatacgagCTATCTTAAAATACACTTTTAACGCTAAAAATGCATTTTACGATGGTTTTCTTTCTATCAatagatataagttttttttaagcttttattcACAGAACGTTTTTTAGATGActaaaactactttaaaatattacatgagatctactaatttgttttaaatatttacaaaatatgccaaaaaaactttattttgtaattaaaattttttagaagatttattcttttaaataatttatatctgGGTCTTATgtgcttcaattttttctgttctTTCACTTAGTTTCTTAAGTTGCATTTAAATgtgttaaataatatatatggaAATTGTAGAAAACCCAAAATAATTTACTGtactttttaagtaaattcatacatataaataaattctttatttttcagaaatttttatttatccttaataaaaattggcatgaaatttatattctaaatatatattattatttcttaattttttttaatcttaattctatatttttttgtatttaatttttttttatctttaaatattaattaattttatttatttatgcatatttattctttaaatttcattcttaaaaaatttttcccTTGTGAGATTACATAATTCATTAAGTACGCACTTTTAATAATTACTGATTTAAtaacaaggaaaaaattaagaagtgaCAAAAATGTAATCATTAATATACAGTGcgtttttctctttttcaatttaggattaataaaatatttttttttaaatagatttattcGTTAAAAGTATATGTAaactttttgtgttttttggCGAATTCAAATATGAAATTACCATTATAAtggtaactttaaaataaaaatacatttcatgTAAAACATTGACATCAATATTTGTggtaattatttaagtaattatatATAAAAGCATAAAAGTTATATAATGAAATGAGCAGAGAGTAAATTTTCTGTTCTACAAAAGaacttaaaaagttaaaagaagCTGCTTCCAAGGGACAATAATGAaaaactttggcgcccaacaatgtGGGGCCTAATAAAAGCGAACAATTTCGATCTTAAATAAACGATACTAAAACATctgataattgaaaaaatacaaaatatccgGAATTTCTTAGGATCCACCACTGGCGATTCTCGCAAATATAAATGCCACCATGCAAGTAGTTTTATAAACGTATGTCGTCTGTCGTAAATACCAATTTATAGAAGGTTTATTTTGTGGTGGTCTTTATGTGAACTGCTCGGTAGccaattaaacagatttttttatcagcACTGAATTGCAAAAACCTATTACCggtgacattaaaattaaaattaacgggacgatattttcgatttttaattGAAGATCTTGAGTGATTTAAACTTTTCTCTGTGAATTTTAATGGCGATTAAGATACGGttgtttattaatatatgttaataaataaaaaaaaccgaCAAAAAAAGAAACGCTAACAAATCAAAATCCTCCCTCAAATCTCAGTCAGTTCAGGTCATCTTCATCTTTTAATTAGTGGGTTTCACCTGTTAAGAATTCGACGTTCACCCGGGCctcaataacaataaattaagCCGGAAAAAATAAACCtgactttttaattatattcatcAACGTAATACCGCGATAAATATTCATCTTTATGTTACGTATCCTTGGCTCTGTTTCCATTATGTTGAATTacaatgaaaaatccctaataAATACTTCAAATCTCTACAATAAATCGCGTCACAacacacaacaaaaaaaaagagaaaagagAACCCGCCGAACACGGATTCCAAAATCACATATCAACTTTGGGACAGTGCCGGAGAAAGTGTATGGAAAATTGAACTATTATAATACTtgtcgaattaaaaaaaaagtaatttttttaacagttctAAACCCCTTCTATTGTAAAATGACGTAAACtagtagtttattttaaatcattaataaataatttgcaagAGACTTCTCgttgtttacaattttattcGTTATTCATTAAAATGTTCTACTCTTAGCTAAAGTGATCATTAAGCGAAATTTATTCGATAAACTTCTATATGTTAACTCATTTTCTTGTAAGAATTTAATGGTTacattattaaaacttaaaatgatttgtttaattaaaGTTCTGTGTTCGTAATTTTCACAGTATATtggttaaatttaataaaaaaagttcttaaaatgaacattaaattaaacattttttttaattggcaaAAAATTGCGATATTTTTGATACTATTTGAATACCTTAAGtgagttttctttttctttaagtaattaaaaaaaataaaccgtttTAATACATTTGTAGAAGTCTTGCTGCTTATTCATTAAATAGTATGCATTTCTTTAATAGcattaacaacttttttttcattatttgatACGTATATAAATAAGCTTAAAAATTAATGCTATGTTGGTtgtaaaattgcatttttaatcataagtttattcattaaaatcaaGTCCAGCTATATTTTCAATACATacgttttactttaaatatatcTTAATAACTAAACAtaccttttagaaaataatactCATAGCTAATAAACAAAGTCTTatgacaaatttaatttgtaaaagtTATGTATgtcaatttataattataataaccTGTATGTTTGCTtccttataaatttattttttaattacccagcagaattattcattaaattcaTGTTATATGCTCATTTCTTAATGCATGAATATGTGCATAtcccattttatttattacatttattaaattcctattaacttatttaaacatttaatgtatatttatagTATATTTATTCGTTAAAAGCGTATtgctatattttatttgaaaaaaattatataactttacacaaaaaatgcttttttttcaataattgtgaaatttattattactttttaataaatgtttatacagattaataaaattggtaaaatttaacgaatatacttgttttaataaatgataagaaaaaatcttaaaatttgaggaataacataaatttaatgaataagtATGCTGctaattcaattatttaatttacgaaaaaaattgtcaatatttaatttaaatgtaaggAATAAATtagcctaaaaattaaatttgtatatgtgtgaacttttctaattttctttttcttcttgtcATTTTATTTAGGGATTGATTTAACTCttgttaatttacttttaagagATATTCAtttgttaaaagtattttgcTTTACTAGTCTTTTGCTGAATAATTAcattcaaaatttaacaaataatattatcataaaaagaAACTACATAAGTCTTGTGCACTTTCTTGCTacttattcattaaatattatgCATTGCATCCATAATagcattcaaaattttttttcataatttgaaacgtat
Coding sequences within it:
- the LOC126742307 gene encoding chromosome alignment-maintaining phosphoprotein 1, producing the protein MDFEDDTHYCLKCHATILGLDNYVSHKKESCGRVLEPETPLASQLLPPDEIELKADDFFSSLELRSSSKKPVPSTSGKNFNGILTRSKISATIPKESEPQQSKSGKNVWIGGNQLKDLGTGDNQSKLIKAVANLERRKDAASTSSPPRIVYEDSEDDSEEYDYEDEESSEEDFAPPKYYTGGKWKPSSPVQWNNRPVEREWNVPPPTYTGGKWKPKRPHSPPASYTKGKWKPSIDEDAQASAGGKYPAHYTGGKHSPPSHTRGKWKPEEDPPPSHTKGKWKPAEDDGKHPPPNYTKGKWRPMEDQVSGGKYPPPGYTRGKWKPEEVSAGGKYPPPGHTKGKWKPRCEQDEDDSFIGKGKGKSKLRVECNEISTAEQCTRGEWKPKSELDASLSDPAKVSIAAFEASSLNNKPGPSSSLVSNLDTKTTVPPHEVEEANFPIKIENIRGYSDDPLLRKSSGTVQYWCSPCNRRLASKLVYERHLKSELHFKRSSADVEFDDAAFIKTLKVEQSPDDSFADDLNKKPSAEKKRNRRKIFEICPVCRSKVNKTLIGKHLISHYHVRKGDISTKLAKQLVLDNILSVILESPFQCSVCKFFCNTQAQFLDHWKSSLHITKDQEYQGYYWCSFCKTSLNTTEEMLNHLSSEEHLEVVSVINRSVPIIIKKMSKMACLTCEETFTLNIQLLNHCRELNHDSSNVPKYDKDDYECKECDKKFLRAVCLQRHLLKKHKQHYFFCSVCNLKFLSKLEAKKHRGSSKHRFTLLDKKRPGGACTKRRCEYCDETFPNFMLLKEHLKEVHPEHKVRCPYCGKNFLVSQELANHIRAKACKFPDIPQHTQNAYQCDKCQFSSDSPSELLYHESLMHSEPLIIQYLDARDIKRKPIPKYKCPLCDKFFPKLSLLPHVRQHTKERPYICSTCNASFTKKNTLHYHEKIHKNLKQPQREATEEKKFLCSTCGVGFTRKFILQQHMLTHSGKICRCPEIGCFFLARKMSELQEHLQTHGTEKHFACDLCGYKGKTKRLLSRHMIIHQETKRFSCNVCQFTCRSTSHLKRHVRLHTGAKPYKCPYCDYKCNNMANLRRHILSTGKHPGKSVYECKFCKSRHNYETNNGAEFKKHLILHHREDFGSNNTAATYITGIYEANEDSTYCGDISENVDEPEEITEKIIPKADGILKLDTNEDPVMQPTELENKDRTLDQMLPMFIIPKDDVATVEISAPDAWNLIGRYDVDQTGTLVSFQSEEDEELFREHF